A DNA window from Micromonospora inyonensis contains the following coding sequences:
- a CDS encoding DUF397 domain-containing protein, translating into MTVLDLTRAEWHTSTRSSGNGNCVEVAGVDGRMAVRDSKDRSGPVLLFPRASWRHFVAGIDALG; encoded by the coding sequence ATGACCGTGCTCGACCTGACCCGTGCGGAGTGGCACACCAGCACGCGCAGCAGCGGCAACGGCAACTGCGTGGAGGTCGCCGGCGTCGACGGTCGGATGGCCGTCCGGGACAGCAAGGACCGGTCCGGCCCGGTGCTGCTCTTCCCGCGCGCGTCGTGGCGGCACTTCGTCGCCGGCATCGACGCGCTGGGCTGA
- the hrpB gene encoding ATP-dependent helicase HrpB, with the protein MLRDVPLELPVRPVLPALTTALRGAGTAVLVAPPGTGKTTLTPLAVADELDGRVLIAQPRRVAARAAAHRIAALLGERVGDRVGYAVRGDRRTGPATRIEVVTTGLLVRRLHHDPELPGVSAVLLDECHERHLDADLALAFAVEARSALRPDLWLLAMSATAEADRFADLLGGATPAPVVRAEAALHPVTRIWAPPPRPVVGYRGNRVDPALLDHVAATVRRALAEQDGDVLVFLPGTGEITGVGARLADLRDRVALVPLHGRQRGTEQDAALRPADRRRVVLATTVAESSLTVPGVRVVVDAGLSRVARTDLARGLGALVTVPVSRAAATQRAGRAGREAPGHVYRCWSPATHERLAAQPEPEIATTDLTGFALELAAWGRPDGSGLALPDPPPAAAMTVARQTLGTLGAVDAEGRITGRGRAIAATGVHPRLGRALLDGAVRVGTDRAAEVVALLSEEFGPGDDLAATWRRLRAGTDPAATARWRTEVRRLRAALSRDPDDAPAGTPGSVPDDLAVGLVVGLAHPERLARVRRPGGPAYLMAGGTAAELTPGSALAGCDWLAVAVADRSPGAPAARIRAAAALDEATAREAGAALLCAERQVAWSGGDVLARELTRLGAIELVERPLSRPDPDAVGEALLSGLRRDGLALLDWTPAARSLRDRLAFCRHALGDVWPAVDDDALLSTAPEWLGPELARARRRADLARIDVSGALRRLLPWPQAARLDELAPERIAVPSGTRARVGYADPTAPVLAVKLQETFGWQQVPRIADGRVPVLLHLLSPAGRPVAVTADLASFWRVGYPQVRAELRGRYPRHSWPEDPTTAPPTRHTTSRRR; encoded by the coding sequence GTGCTCCGCGACGTACCCCTCGAACTGCCGGTCCGGCCGGTCCTGCCCGCGCTGACCACGGCCCTGCGCGGCGCGGGCACCGCCGTCCTGGTCGCACCGCCCGGTACCGGGAAGACCACCCTGACACCGCTGGCGGTGGCCGACGAGCTCGACGGTCGGGTGCTGATCGCCCAACCACGCCGGGTCGCCGCCCGGGCCGCCGCGCACCGGATCGCGGCACTGCTCGGTGAGCGGGTCGGCGACCGCGTCGGGTACGCCGTCCGGGGCGACCGGCGCACCGGCCCGGCCACCCGGATCGAAGTGGTCACCACCGGACTGCTGGTCCGCCGCCTGCACCACGACCCGGAGCTGCCGGGCGTATCGGCGGTGCTGCTGGACGAGTGCCACGAGCGGCACCTCGACGCCGACCTGGCCCTCGCCTTCGCCGTGGAGGCCCGGTCCGCGCTCCGCCCCGACCTGTGGCTGCTGGCCATGTCGGCCACCGCCGAGGCGGACCGGTTCGCCGACCTGCTCGGTGGAGCGACGCCCGCACCGGTCGTCCGGGCCGAGGCGGCGCTGCACCCGGTCACCCGTATCTGGGCGCCCCCACCCCGGCCGGTCGTCGGTTACCGGGGCAACCGCGTCGATCCCGCGCTGCTCGACCACGTGGCGGCGACGGTCCGCCGGGCACTGGCCGAACAGGACGGCGACGTCCTGGTCTTCCTGCCCGGCACCGGGGAGATCACCGGGGTCGGCGCCCGCCTGGCGGACCTGCGCGACCGGGTCGCCCTGGTCCCGCTGCACGGCCGGCAGCGCGGCACCGAGCAGGACGCCGCGCTGCGCCCGGCCGACCGGCGACGGGTCGTGCTGGCCACCACCGTGGCGGAGAGCAGCCTCACCGTGCCCGGTGTCCGGGTGGTGGTCGACGCCGGGCTGAGCCGGGTCGCCCGGACCGACCTGGCCCGAGGGCTGGGCGCGCTGGTCACCGTGCCGGTCTCCCGCGCCGCCGCGACCCAGCGGGCCGGCCGGGCCGGTCGGGAGGCCCCGGGACACGTCTACCGCTGCTGGTCCCCGGCCACCCACGAGCGGCTCGCCGCCCAGCCGGAGCCGGAGATCGCCACCACCGACCTGACCGGATTCGCCCTGGAACTGGCGGCGTGGGGACGGCCGGACGGCTCCGGCCTCGCACTGCCCGACCCGCCTCCGGCGGCGGCGATGACGGTGGCCCGACAGACCCTCGGCACGCTCGGCGCGGTCGACGCCGAGGGCCGGATCACCGGACGGGGCCGGGCGATCGCGGCGACCGGTGTCCATCCCCGGCTGGGCCGGGCGCTGCTCGACGGGGCGGTACGGGTCGGCACGGACCGCGCCGCCGAGGTGGTGGCCCTGCTCAGCGAGGAGTTCGGCCCGGGCGACGACTTGGCGGCGACCTGGCGCCGGCTGCGCGCCGGCACCGACCCCGCCGCCACCGCGCGCTGGCGGACCGAGGTACGCCGGCTCCGCGCGGCCCTGTCCCGGGACCCGGACGACGCACCGGCGGGTACACCCGGCTCGGTTCCCGACGACCTGGCGGTCGGGCTGGTGGTCGGACTCGCCCATCCCGAGCGGCTGGCCCGGGTCCGGCGGCCGGGCGGCCCGGCGTACCTGATGGCCGGCGGGACCGCCGCGGAGCTGACGCCCGGGTCGGCGCTGGCCGGCTGCGACTGGCTCGCCGTGGCGGTGGCCGACCGCTCCCCCGGCGCCCCGGCCGCCCGGATCCGCGCCGCCGCCGCGCTCGACGAGGCGACCGCCCGGGAGGCGGGCGCGGCGCTGCTGTGTGCGGAGCGCCAGGTCGCCTGGTCGGGCGGGGACGTGCTGGCCCGGGAGCTGACCCGGCTTGGCGCGATCGAGCTGGTCGAGCGGCCGCTGTCCCGGCCGGACCCGGACGCGGTGGGCGAGGCGCTCCTGTCCGGCCTGCGCCGGGACGGGCTCGCCCTGCTCGACTGGACCCCGGCGGCCCGGTCGCTGCGGGACCGGCTGGCGTTCTGCCGGCACGCGCTCGGCGACGTCTGGCCCGCGGTCGACGACGACGCCCTGCTCAGCACCGCCCCGGAGTGGCTCGGGCCGGAGCTCGCCCGGGCGCGCCGCCGCGCCGACCTGGCCAGGATCGACGTGTCCGGCGCGCTGCGCCGGCTGCTTCCCTGGCCGCAGGCCGCCCGCCTGGACGAGCTGGCTCCCGAGCGGATCGCCGTGCCGAGCGGCACCCGGGCCCGCGTCGGGTACGCCGACCCGACCGCCCCGGTGCTCGCCGTGAAGCTCCAGGAGACCTTCGGCTGGCAGCAGGTCCCCCGGATCGCCGACGGGCGGGTGCCGGTGCTGCTGCACCTGCTCTCCCCCGCCGGCCGGCCGGTGGCGGTCACCGCCGACCTCGCCTCGTTCTGGCGTGTCGGCTACCCGCAGGTGCGCGCGGAGCTGCGCGGGCGCTATCCGCGCCACTCGTGGCCGGAGGATCCCACCACCGCCCCGCCGACCCGGCACACCACGAGCCGCCGTCGGTGA
- a CDS encoding PP2C family protein-serine/threonine phosphatase — MTLKLRSTGATDRGLIRSGNQDAFHAGTWLVAVADGMGGMAAGDLASSIAMQTIVPLDAETPEDALVAALRGGIDLASGRIRQAVEEDPERQGMGTTLTALLFARTGSCLALAHVGDSRAYLFREGVLKQITRDDTFVQMLVDQGLITPEQASSHPRRAVVTQALQGGEVSPAYATMVPWAGDRWLLCSDGLSNVVRPDTLAEVLAGYSDREECARRLIDLALRAGGPDNVTVVVADVLAEG, encoded by the coding sequence ATGACCCTGAAGCTGCGTTCCACGGGGGCGACCGACCGTGGCCTGATCCGGAGCGGCAATCAGGACGCCTTCCACGCCGGCACCTGGCTCGTCGCCGTCGCCGACGGCATGGGCGGGATGGCGGCCGGCGACCTCGCCAGCTCCATAGCCATGCAGACCATCGTGCCGCTGGACGCGGAGACACCGGAGGACGCGCTGGTGGCGGCGTTGCGCGGTGGCATCGACCTGGCCAGCGGACGGATCCGCCAGGCCGTCGAGGAGGACCCGGAGCGGCAGGGCATGGGCACCACGCTGACCGCGCTGCTGTTCGCCCGGACCGGAAGCTGCCTGGCCCTGGCCCACGTCGGTGACTCTCGCGCCTATCTGTTCCGCGAGGGAGTGCTCAAGCAGATCACCCGGGACGACACCTTCGTGCAGATGCTCGTCGACCAGGGGCTGATCACACCGGAGCAGGCCAGCAGCCACCCGCGCCGGGCGGTGGTGACCCAGGCCCTCCAGGGCGGCGAGGTCTCCCCGGCCTACGCCACCATGGTGCCCTGGGCCGGGGACCGCTGGCTGCTGTGCAGCGACGGACTGTCCAACGTGGTCCGCCCGGACACACTCGCGGAGGTGCTCGCCGGCTACTCCGACCGGGAGGAGTGCGCCCGCCGGTTGATCGACCTGGCCCTGCGCGCGGGCGGGCCGGACAACGTCACCGTGGTGGTCGCCGACGTGCTGGCCGAGGGCTGA
- a CDS encoding snapalysin family zinc-dependent metalloprotease → MFIRKLSRAAGATLALALSLVGVQAATGTPAGADVGATVRTVYYDASRAGEFKTNFDQAAAIWNSRVTNVRLQAGSPATVTIRVDTGWPRAYVTGLGRGTIYMGWQAVNEGYDRTRIAAHEFGHILGLPDRRTGLCSDLMSGSSAPISCTNAYPNSTEAAQVNSLFAGSLAISSAALGAHVWNEEGEGDISPLVVNGQPATENYPWMVYTSGCTGTLIKSNWVVTAKHCSTPSSVRVGSVNRTSGGTVVGVSRAVNHPTIDVKLFQLSSSVSYAPAPIPTTSGAVGTATRIIGWGQTCPTRGCGSAPTIAHELDTSIVSDSRCLGINGPYEICTNNTNGNAGACYGDSGGPQVRKINGVWNLIGATSRAGNGSSTCATGPSIYGDLPSIRTWINTQVGGLPV, encoded by the coding sequence ATGTTCATACGGAAACTGTCCCGGGCGGCGGGCGCCACGCTCGCGCTCGCCCTGTCCCTCGTCGGCGTGCAGGCCGCAACCGGCACGCCGGCCGGCGCGGACGTGGGCGCCACCGTCCGGACCGTCTACTACGACGCGAGCCGGGCCGGTGAGTTCAAGACCAACTTCGACCAGGCCGCCGCGATCTGGAACAGCCGGGTCACCAACGTCCGGCTCCAGGCGGGCAGCCCGGCCACCGTCACCATCCGGGTGGACACCGGCTGGCCCCGCGCGTACGTGACCGGGCTCGGACGGGGCACGATCTACATGGGCTGGCAGGCGGTCAACGAGGGGTACGACCGGACCCGGATCGCCGCCCACGAGTTCGGCCACATCCTCGGCCTGCCCGATCGACGCACCGGCCTCTGCTCCGACCTGATGTCCGGCAGCAGCGCCCCGATCTCCTGCACCAACGCCTACCCGAACTCCACCGAAGCCGCCCAGGTCAACTCGCTGTTCGCCGGTAGCCTCGCGATCAGCTCGGCCGCCCTCGGCGCCCACGTGTGGAACGAGGAGGGCGAGGGCGACATCTCGCCGTTGGTCGTCAACGGCCAGCCGGCCACTGAGAACTACCCGTGGATGGTCTACACCTCCGGCTGCACCGGCACGCTGATCAAGTCGAACTGGGTGGTCACCGCGAAGCACTGCTCCACGCCGTCCTCGGTTCGGGTGGGCAGCGTCAACCGCACCAGCGGCGGCACCGTCGTCGGCGTGAGCCGGGCGGTCAACCACCCGACGATCGACGTGAAGCTCTTCCAGCTCTCCAGCTCGGTCAGCTACGCCCCGGCACCCATCCCGACCACCTCCGGCGCGGTCGGCACCGCCACCCGGATCATCGGTTGGGGCCAGACCTGCCCGACCCGGGGCTGCGGTTCCGCCCCGACCATCGCGCACGAGCTGGACACCTCGATCGTGTCCGACAGCCGCTGCCTCGGCATCAACGGCCCGTACGAGATCTGCACCAACAACACCAACGGCAACGCGGGCGCTTGCTACGGCGACTCGGGCGGCCCGCAGGTGCGCAAGATCAACGGTGTGTGGAACCTGATCGGCGCCACCAGCCGCGCCGGCAACGGCAGCTCGACCTGCGCCACCGGTCCGTCCATCTACGGCGACCTGCCCTCGATCCGCACCTGGATCAACACCCAGGTCGGCGGCCTGCCGGTCTGA
- a CDS encoding GNAT family N-acetyltransferase, with product MTDRDPLTIRPGTAADAAAVLRLLDTATAWLTARGCTGQWGSAPASTDPHRIAQARAYAGSGGLWLAMLDGQAVGALAVGRATKEIPPADEPELYVNLLVTDRAYAGRGIGGRLLAYAAELARDAGVALLRVDCYAGDDRALVRFYERQGFTPTEAFTVDRPGREPWPGQVLARRLDRRCAPSTPTPP from the coding sequence ATGACCGATCGCGACCCGCTCACCATCAGACCGGGCACCGCGGCGGACGCCGCGGCCGTCCTACGTCTGCTCGACACCGCCACCGCCTGGCTGACCGCCCGGGGCTGCACCGGCCAGTGGGGCAGCGCACCGGCCTCGACCGACCCGCACCGGATCGCGCAGGCCCGGGCGTACGCGGGCAGCGGTGGACTGTGGCTCGCCATGCTCGACGGGCAAGCGGTCGGCGCACTCGCCGTCGGGCGGGCCACCAAGGAGATCCCACCGGCCGACGAGCCCGAGCTGTACGTCAACCTGCTGGTCACCGACCGCGCGTACGCGGGCAGGGGGATCGGGGGGCGACTGCTGGCGTACGCCGCGGAACTGGCCCGCGACGCCGGGGTGGCCCTGCTCCGGGTGGACTGCTACGCCGGGGACGACCGGGCCCTGGTGCGCTTCTACGAGCGGCAGGGCTTCACCCCGACCGAAGCGTTCACCGTCGACCGGCCCGGCCGGGAGCCCTGGCCCGGCCAGGTGCTCGCCCGACGGCTGGACCGCCGCTGCGCGCCCTCGACGCCCACCCCGCCCTGA